Proteins from a single region of Flavobacterium sp. K5-23:
- the rpsJ gene encoding 30S ribosomal protein S10 yields the protein MSQKIRIKLKSYDHMLVDKSAEKIVKTVKSTGAVVTGPIPLPTHKKLFTVLRSPHVNKKAREQFEVMSYKRLIDIYSSSSKTIDALMKLELPSGVEVEIKV from the coding sequence ATGAGTCAAAAAATCAGAATAAAACTAAAATCTTACGATCACATGTTGGTAGACAAGTCTGCTGAGAAGATCGTAAAAACGGTAAAAAGTACCGGTGCAGTAGTAACAGGACCAATTCCATTACCAACTCACAAAAAACTTTTCACAGTACTACGTTCTCCACACGTTAACAAAAAAGCTAGAGAGCAATTCGAAGTAATGTCATACAAGAGATTGATCGACATTTATTCATCTTCATCAAAAACTATTGATGCATTGATGAAACTTGAATTACCTTCTGGAGTTGAAGTAGAGATCAAAGTTTAA
- the rplC gene encoding 50S ribosomal protein L3: MSGLIGKKIGMTSIFDENGKNIPCTVIVAGPCVVTQVRTKAVDGYEALQLGFDDKNEKHSTKAALGHFKKAGTVAKKKVVEFQNFATEQKLGDLIDVSMFVEGEFVDVQGVSKGKGFQGVVKRHGFGGVGQATHGQHNRLRAPGSVGASSYPSRVFKGMRMAGRMGGENVNVQNLRVLKVVAEKNLLVIKGCIPGCNNSYVIIHK, from the coding sequence ATGTCTGGGTTAATTGGTAAAAAAATCGGCATGACTAGCATCTTTGATGAAAACGGGAAGAATATTCCTTGTACAGTAATCGTAGCTGGTCCATGTGTTGTTACCCAAGTCAGAACCAAAGCGGTTGACGGGTACGAAGCGTTGCAACTTGGTTTCGATGACAAGAACGAGAAACATTCCACAAAAGCGGCTTTAGGTCACTTTAAAAAAGCGGGAACTGTAGCTAAGAAAAAAGTCGTTGAATTCCAAAATTTTGCAACTGAACAAAAACTAGGGGATCTTATAGATGTTTCTATGTTTGTTGAAGGAGAATTTGTAGATGTACAAGGTGTGTCTAAAGGTAAAGGTTTTCAAGGGGTTGTTAAACGTCACGGTTTTGGTGGTGTTGGACAAGCAACTCACGGTCAACACAACCGTTTAAGAGCGCCAGGTTCTGTAGGGGCTTCTTCTTATCCATCTAGAGTATTCAAAGGAATGCGTATGGCTGGACGTATGGGAGGGGAAAATGTAAACGTTCAAAACCTTAGAGTTTTAAAAGTAGTTGCTGAAAAGAATCTACTTGTTATAAAAGGATGTATTCCTGGATGTAACAACTCTTATGTAATCATTCACAAGTAA
- the rplD gene encoding 50S ribosomal protein L4, translating to MEVKVLDFNGKDTGRKVQLSDSVFAIEPNNHAVYLDVKQYLANQRQGTHKAKERAEVTGSTRKIKKQKGTGTARAGSIKNPLFKGGGRVFGPRPRSYSFKLNKSLKRLARKSAFSIKAKESNIIVLEDFNFETPNTKNFINVLKALELENKKSLFVLGDTNKNVYLSSRNLKAANVVSSLELSTYAILNANNLVLLESSLEVIEENLSK from the coding sequence ATGGAAGTAAAAGTATTAGATTTCAACGGAAAAGATACTGGAAGAAAAGTTCAACTTTCTGATTCAGTATTCGCAATTGAGCCAAATAATCACGCAGTATATCTTGATGTTAAACAATATTTAGCAAATCAAAGACAAGGGACGCATAAAGCTAAAGAAAGAGCTGAAGTTACTGGAAGTACGCGTAAGATTAAAAAGCAAAAAGGAACAGGTACAGCTCGTGCTGGTAGTATTAAAAACCCTTTGTTCAAAGGTGGAGGAAGAGTTTTTGGACCAAGACCAAGAAGTTATTCATTCAAATTGAATAAAAGCTTGAAGCGTTTGGCTAGAAAGTCAGCTTTCTCAATTAAAGCAAAAGAGTCAAATATAATTGTACTTGAAGATTTTAATTTTGAAACGCCAAACACTAAAAATTTCATTAACGTTTTGAAAGCTTTAGAGTTAGAAAATAAAAAATCACTATTTGTGTTGGGTGATACGAATAAAAATGTATATTTGTCGTCACGCAATTTAAAGGCAGCTAATGTTGTAAGTAGCTTAGAATTAAGCACTTACGCTATATTAAACGCTAATAATTTAGTGCTTTTGGAGAGTTCTTTGGAAGTAATTGAAGAAAATTTAAGTAAATAA
- the rplW gene encoding 50S ribosomal protein L23: MSIIIKPIVTEKVTKESEVLNRFGFVVNKKANKVEIKKAIEAAYGVTIVSVNTMNVRPDRTTKYTKSGLISGKTNAIKKAIVQVQEGETIDFYNNI, from the coding sequence ATGAGCATCATAATTAAACCTATAGTAACGGAAAAAGTAACCAAAGAAAGTGAAGTTTTAAACCGCTTCGGATTCGTTGTTAACAAGAAAGCAAACAAAGTTGAGATTAAGAAAGCTATTGAAGCTGCTTATGGTGTAACTATTGTTAGTGTTAACACGATGAACGTAAGGCCGGATAGAACTACAAAATACACTAAAAGTGGTTTAATCAGTGGAAAGACAAATGCAATTAAGAAAGCAATTGTTCAAGTACAAGAAGGAGAAACAATTGATTTTTACAACAATATCTAA
- the rplB gene encoding 50S ribosomal protein L2: MSVRKLKPITPGQRFRVVNGYDAITTDKPERSLIAPIKNSGGRNSQGKMTMRYTGGGHKQRYRIIDFKRTKEGIPATVKSIEYDPNRTAFIALLAYADGEKTYIIAQNGLKVGQKLVSGPESQPEVGNAMSLSRIPLGTVISCIELRPGQGAVIARSAGTFAQLMARDGKYATIKMPSGETRLILLTCSATIGAVSNSDHQLVVSGKAGRTRWLGRRPRTRPVAMNPVDHPMGGGEGRSSGGHPRSRNGIPAKGYRTRSKKNPSNKYIVERRKK, from the coding sequence ATGTCAGTAAGAAAATTAAAACCTATTACCCCAGGTCAGCGATTTAGAGTTGTGAATGGTTATGACGCTATTACAACTGATAAGCCGGAACGCTCTTTGATAGCGCCGATAAAAAACTCTGGAGGTAGAAATAGTCAAGGAAAGATGACCATGCGTTATACGGGTGGTGGTCACAAGCAGAGATATCGTATTATTGATTTCAAAAGAACTAAGGAAGGAATTCCTGCAACTGTGAAATCAATCGAATACGATCCAAATCGTACTGCATTTATCGCTTTATTAGCTTATGCTGATGGTGAAAAAACATATATCATTGCTCAAAATGGATTGAAAGTTGGTCAGAAATTAGTTTCTGGTCCTGAATCTCAACCAGAAGTTGGTAATGCTATGTCATTAAGCAGAATTCCTTTAGGAACTGTAATCTCATGTATTGAGTTAAGACCAGGTCAAGGAGCAGTAATTGCTCGTTCTGCTGGAACTTTTGCTCAATTAATGGCAAGAGATGGAAAATATGCTACAATTAAAATGCCGTCTGGTGAAACAAGATTGATCTTGTTGACTTGTTCAGCTACTATTGGAGCTGTTTCTAATTCAGACCACCAATTAGTTGTATCTGGTAAAGCAGGTAGAACAAGATGGTTAGGAAGAAGACCTAGAACAAGACCTGTTGCAATGAACCCTGTCGATCACCCAATGGGTGGTGGTGAAGGACGTTCTTCTGGTGGACATCCACGTTCAAGAAATGGAATACCAGCTAAAGGTTATAGAACTCGTTCTAAGAAAAACCCGAGTAACAAGTATATCGTAGAACGTAGAAAGAAATAA
- the rpsS gene encoding 30S ribosomal protein S19: MARSLKKGPFVHYKLDKKVQENIAGGNKGVVKTWSRASMITPDFVGQTIAVHNGRQFVPVYVTENMVGHKLGEFSPTRSFRGHAGAKNKGKK; the protein is encoded by the coding sequence ATGGCACGTTCATTAAAAAAAGGACCTTTCGTTCATTATAAGTTAGACAAGAAAGTTCAAGAAAACATAGCAGGTGGAAACAAAGGAGTTGTAAAGACATGGTCTAGAGCTTCTATGATTACTCCAGACTTTGTTGGGCAGACTATCGCAGTTCATAACGGTCGTCAATTTGTACCAGTTTACGTAACAGAAAACATGGTAGGTCACAAATTAGGAGAATTTTCACCAACTAGATCTTTTAGGGGTCATGCTGGAGCAAAAAATAAAGGTAAAAAATAA
- the rplV gene encoding 50S ribosomal protein L22, with protein sequence MGVRKRETADARKEANKSIAFAKLNNCPTSPRKMRLVADLVRGQKVERALNILRFSSKEASRKLEKLVLSVIANWQAKNPDANMEEAGLFVKTITVDGGMMLKRLRPAPQGRAHRIRKRSNHVTIVLGSINNTQAI encoded by the coding sequence ATGGGAGTTCGTAAAAGAGAAACAGCAGATGCGAGAAAAGAGGCTAATAAGTCTATAGCTTTCGCAAAATTGAATAACTGCCCTACTTCACCTAGAAAAATGCGCTTAGTAGCGGACTTGGTAAGAGGTCAGAAGGTAGAAAGAGCACTAAACATCTTAAGATTCAGTTCTAAAGAAGCTTCAAGAAAATTAGAAAAATTGGTTTTATCTGTTATTGCCAACTGGCAAGCAAAAAACCCTGACGCTAATATGGAAGAAGCAGGTTTATTTGTTAAAACGATTACAGTAGATGGTGGAATGATGTTGAAAAGACTTCGTCCAGCTCCGCAAGGTCGTGCTCACAGAATTAGAAAACGTTCTAATCACGTAACAATCGTGCTTGGATCTATTAATAACACACAAGCAATTTAA
- the rpsC gene encoding 30S ribosomal protein S3, with amino-acid sequence MGQKTNPIGNRLGIIRGWDSNWYGGNDYGDKLAEDYKIRKYIHARLSKASVSKVIIERTLKLVTVTITTARPGIIIGKGGQEVDKLKEELKKITDKEVQINIFEIKRPELDAFLVATSICRQIESRISYRRAIKMAIAASMRMNAEGIKVLISGRLNGAEMARSEGFKEGRVPLSTFRADIDYALAEAHTTYGRMGIKVWIMKGEVYGKRDLSPLAGMDKKQAGGKGGDAPRGKSNFNKGGKPDARKRK; translated from the coding sequence ATGGGACAAAAGACAAATCCAATTGGAAATAGACTTGGTATCATCAGAGGATGGGACTCAAACTGGTATGGTGGAAATGATTACGGTGATAAACTTGCCGAAGATTATAAAATCAGAAAGTATATCCATGCTCGTTTATCAAAAGCTAGTGTATCAAAAGTAATCATCGAGAGAACTTTGAAACTTGTAACCGTTACTATCACTACTGCTAGACCTGGTATCATTATCGGAAAAGGTGGACAAGAGGTAGACAAGTTGAAAGAAGAACTTAAGAAAATTACTGACAAAGAGGTTCAAATTAACATCTTTGAAATCAAAAGACCTGAACTTGATGCTTTTTTAGTTGCAACAAGTATCTGTCGTCAAATCGAAAGCAGAATTTCTTACAGACGTGCAATCAAAATGGCTATTGCTGCTTCTATGCGTATGAACGCTGAAGGTATCAAAGTTTTGATTTCTGGTCGTTTGAATGGTGCAGAAATGGCACGTTCAGAAGGTTTCAAAGAAGGTAGAGTACCTCTATCAACTTTCAGAGCTGATATTGATTACGCACTTGCTGAAGCTCATACTACTTACGGTAGAATGGGAATCAAAGTATGGATCATGAAAGGTGAGGTTTATGGAAAGAGAGATCTTTCTCCACTTGCTGGAATGGACAAAAAACAAGCTGGCGGAAAAGGTGGAGATGCCCCTCGTGGTAAATCTAACTTCAATAAAGGTGGTAAGCCAGACGCTCGTAAAAGAAAGTAA
- the rplP gene encoding 50S ribosomal protein L16 — protein MLQPKRTKYRKVQKGKMKGNSNRGHELSNGMFGIKSVHEDGMFLTSRQIEAARIAATRFMKREGQLWIKIFPDKPITKKPLEVRMGKGKGAVEYWAAVVKPGRIMFEVGGVPLSVAKEALRLAAQKLPVKTKFVVARDFEA, from the coding sequence ATGTTACAGCCTAAAAGAACAAAATACCGTAAGGTACAAAAAGGTAAAATGAAAGGGAACTCTAATAGAGGACATGAACTTTCTAATGGAATGTTTGGTATTAAATCTGTACATGAAGATGGAATGTTCTTAACTTCTAGACAAATCGAAGCTGCGCGTATTGCTGCAACTCGTTTTATGAAAAGAGAGGGACAATTATGGATCAAAATATTTCCAGACAAACCAATTACTAAGAAGCCTCTTGAGGTACGTATGGGTAAAGGTAAAGGAGCAGTTGAGTATTGGGCTGCCGTTGTTAAACCCGGAAGAATTATGTTTGAAGTTGGAGGAGTACCTTTGTCAGTTGCAAAAGAGGCGTTACGTCTTGCGGCTCAAAAGCTTCCAGTAAAAACTAAATTCGTTGTTGCTAGAGATTTCGAAGCATAA
- the rpmC gene encoding 50S ribosomal protein L29, which produces MKQSEIKDLSAAELQEKLSQTKKTYADLKMAHALSPIENPLQIRSVRRTVARLATELTKRELQ; this is translated from the coding sequence ATGAAACAATCAGAAATAAAAGATCTTTCTGCAGCGGAGTTGCAAGAAAAGCTTAGCCAGACTAAGAAAACGTATGCTGACCTAAAAATGGCTCACGCTTTATCTCCAATTGAGAACCCACTACAAATTAGAAGTGTAAGAAGAACAGTTGCAAGATTAGCTACAGAGCTTACTAAAAGAGAATTGCAATAA
- the rpsQ gene encoding 30S ribosomal protein S17 — protein MEEKRNLRKERIGVVTSNKMDKSIVVAQVTKVKHPLYGKFVLKTKKFVAHDETNDCNIGDTVRISETRPLSKLKCWRLVEILERAK, from the coding sequence ATGGAAGAAAAAAGAAATTTAAGAAAAGAAAGAATTGGTGTTGTAACGTCTAACAAAATGGATAAATCTATTGTTGTTGCACAAGTTACTAAAGTAAAACACCCATTATACGGTAAGTTCGTGTTGAAAACAAAGAAATTTGTAGCACATGACGAAACAAACGACTGTAACATTGGAGATACTGTAAGAATTAGCGAAACGCGTCCTTTAAGTAAATTAAAATGTTGGAGATTAGTTGAAATCCTAGAAAGAGCTAAATAA
- the rplN gene encoding 50S ribosomal protein L14, which translates to MVQQESRLKVADNTGAKEVLTIRVLGGTKRRYASVGDKIVVSIKDTTPNGSVKKGAVSTAVVVRTKKEVRRADGSYIRFDDNACVLLNAAGEMRGTRVFGPVARELREKQFMKIVSLAPEVL; encoded by the coding sequence ATGGTACAACAAGAATCAAGACTAAAAGTAGCAGATAACACAGGGGCTAAAGAAGTTTTAACTATCCGTGTTTTAGGAGGTACCAAAAGAAGGTATGCCTCTGTTGGTGACAAGATTGTAGTTTCTATCAAAGATACAACTCCAAACGGAAGCGTTAAAAAAGGAGCTGTTTCAACTGCAGTTGTTGTACGTACCAAAAAAGAAGTGAGAAGAGCCGACGGTTCATACATTAGATTTGATGACAACGCATGTGTGTTATTAAATGCTGCTGGTGAAATGAGAGGAACTCGTGTTTTTGGTCCAGTAGCAAGAGAACTTCGTGAAAAACAATTCATGAAAATTGTATCATTAGCACCAGAAGTGCTTTAA
- the rplX gene encoding 50S ribosomal protein L24, with amino-acid sequence MIKLKIKTGDIVRVIAGDHKGSEGKVLRVDREKNKAIVEGVNMVSKHTKPSAKSPQGGIVKKEASLQISNISLIDPKTKEATRVGIRVEGDKKVRFSKKSNQVL; translated from the coding sequence ATGATAAAGCTAAAAATAAAAACAGGCGACATTGTAAGAGTAATTGCTGGAGACCATAAAGGTTCAGAAGGTAAAGTATTACGTGTTGATCGTGAGAAAAACAAAGCGATTGTTGAAGGTGTAAACATGGTTTCAAAACATACGAAACCAAGTGCAAAAAGCCCTCAAGGTGGTATCGTGAAGAAAGAAGCTTCTTTGCAAATTTCTAACATCTCTCTAATTGATCCTAAAACTAAGGAAGCAACAAGAGTAGGTATTAGAGTTGAAGGAGATAAGAAAGTAAGATTTTCAAAAAAATCTAATCAAGTACTATAG
- the rplE gene encoding 50S ribosomal protein L5: protein MAYTPRLKEEYKNRVISALKEEYGYINVMQVPKLEKIVLSRGVGAAVSDKKLIDYAVDELTKITGQKAISTISKKDVASFKLRKGMPIGAKVTLRGERMYEFLDRLITSALPRVRDFGGIKATGFDGRGNYNLGVLEQIIFPEIDIDKVNKISGMDISFVTTAKTDKEAKSLLAELGLPFKKN, encoded by the coding sequence ATGGCGTATACACCTAGATTAAAAGAAGAGTATAAGAACAGAGTTATCTCTGCTCTTAAAGAGGAGTACGGATATATAAACGTAATGCAAGTTCCTAAATTGGAAAAAATCGTTTTGAGCCGTGGAGTTGGTGCAGCTGTATCTGATAAAAAATTGATTGACTATGCAGTTGATGAATTAACAAAGATCACTGGACAAAAAGCAATATCTACTATTTCAAAGAAAGACGTTGCGTCTTTTAAATTGAGAAAAGGGATGCCAATTGGTGCAAAAGTAACCTTACGTGGAGAAAGAATGTATGAGTTTTTAGATAGACTTATTACTTCAGCTTTGCCACGTGTTAGAGATTTTGGTGGTATTAAAGCTACTGGTTTCGACGGAAGAGGAAATTACAACCTTGGAGTTTTGGAGCAAATCATTTTCCCAGAAATTGATATTGATAAAGTAAACAAAATTTCAGGAATGGATATATCTTTTGTTACTACTGCTAAAACAGACAAGGAAGCAAAATCATTATTGGCTGAATTAGGATTACCTTTTAAAAAGAATTAA
- the rpsN gene encoding 30S ribosomal protein S14, which translates to MAKESMKAREVKREKTVAKYAEKRKALLEAGDFVGLQKLPKNASPVRLHNRCKITGRPRGYMRQFGVSRVTFREMANNGLIPGVKKASW; encoded by the coding sequence ATGGCTAAAGAATCAATGAAAGCCCGTGAGGTTAAGAGAGAAAAAACGGTAGCTAAGTATGCTGAGAAAAGAAAAGCTTTGTTAGAAGCTGGAGATTTCGTAGGTTTGCAAAAACTTCCTAAAAATGCTTCACCAGTTCGTTTGCACAATAGATGTAAAATAACAGGTAGACCAAGAGGGTATATGCGTCAATTCGGTGTTTCACGTGTAACATTCCGTGAAATGGCTAATAATGGATTGATACCAGGAGTTAAAAAAGCATCTTGGTAG
- the rpsH gene encoding 30S ribosomal protein S8 → MYTDPIADYLTRVRNAVAANHKVVEIPASNLKKEITKILFDQGYILSYKFEDNAVQGSIKIALKYDKDTKESVIKDIQRISKPGLRKYSSSSSIPRILNGLGIAIVSTSKGLMTGKKAKQLNVGGEVICYVY, encoded by the coding sequence ATGTATACAGATCCTATTGCGGATTATTTAACAAGAGTTAGAAACGCTGTGGCCGCAAACCACAAAGTTGTCGAAATTCCTGCTTCTAATCTAAAAAAAGAAATCACAAAGATCTTATTTGATCAAGGTTATATCTTAAGTTACAAATTTGAAGACAACGCTGTACAGGGTTCAATCAAAATTGCTTTGAAGTATGATAAAGATACTAAAGAGTCAGTAATTAAAGATATCCAAAGAATTAGTAAACCAGGTTTACGTAAATATTCAAGTTCTTCTTCTATTCCAAGAATCCTTAACGGATTAGGTATTGCAATTGTTTCTACATCAAAAGGATTGATGACAGGAAAAAAAGCAAAACAACTTAATGTTGGTGGTGAAGTAATTTGTTACGTATACTAA
- the rplF gene encoding 50S ribosomal protein L6: MSRIGKSPVVIPAGVTVEVAGGIITVKGKNGQLTQEFSDVTVTVEDGKVLVERSSDHKDQRAKHGLYRSLINNMIIGVTDGFTKSLELVGVGYRASNQGQKLDLALGYSHNIVLEIAPEVTLETISEKGKNPIVKLTSFDKQLLGQVAAKIRGFRKPEPYKGKGVKFVGEVLRRKAGKSA; the protein is encoded by the coding sequence ATGTCAAGAATAGGTAAAAGTCCAGTTGTAATACCTGCTGGAGTAACTGTTGAAGTTGCTGGTGGTATTATAACGGTAAAAGGAAAAAATGGTCAACTTACACAGGAGTTTTCGGACGTAACTGTAACAGTTGAAGACGGTAAGGTTCTAGTTGAAAGATCGTCTGATCACAAAGACCAAAGAGCAAAACACGGTTTATACAGATCTTTAATCAATAATATGATTATCGGTGTGACTGATGGTTTTACAAAATCTTTAGAATTGGTAGGAGTTGGTTATAGAGCTTCAAATCAAGGACAAAAATTAGATTTAGCTCTTGGATATTCTCACAATATTGTTTTAGAAATTGCTCCAGAAGTAACTTTAGAAACTATATCTGAAAAAGGTAAGAACCCAATAGTGAAGTTAACATCATTTGATAAACAACTTTTAGGTCAGGTTGCGGCAAAAATTAGAGGTTTCCGTAAGCCAGAACCATACAAAGGAAAAGGTGTTAAATTTGTAGGTGAAGTATTAAGAAGAAAAGCAGGTAAATCAGCTTAA
- the rplR gene encoding 50S ribosomal protein L18: MSLTKSDRRQRIRYRIRKTISGTATNPRLSVFRSNKEIYAQLIDDVNGVTLLAASSREKEVEKGTNVEVATAVGKLVAEKALKAGIEVVTFDRGGYLYHGRIKSLAEGARAAGLKF, encoded by the coding sequence ATGTCATTAACAAAATCTGATAGAAGACAGAGAATTAGATATAGAATTAGAAAAACGATTAGTGGTACTGCTACTAATCCAAGACTTTCTGTATTTAGAAGTAATAAAGAAATCTACGCACAACTAATTGATGATGTGAATGGAGTAACTTTATTAGCTGCATCTTCAAGAGAAAAAGAAGTAGAAAAAGGTACAAACGTTGAAGTTGCTACTGCAGTTGGAAAACTTGTAGCAGAAAAAGCGTTAAAAGCTGGGATTGAAGTAGTAACTTTCGATAGAGGAGGTTATTTATATCACGGTCGTATTAAATCATTAGCAGAAGGCGCGAGAGCGGCTGGGCTTAAATTCTAA
- the rpsE gene encoding 30S ribosomal protein S5, producing the protein MSNSKYKNVELVKPSGLELKDRLVSVNRVTKVTKGGRAFGFSAIVVVGDENGVVGHGLGKSKDVSEAIAKAVEDAKKNLVKIPLNGLSVPHEQKGKFGGARVFLIPASHGTGVIAGGAVRSVLESVGIHDVLSKSQGSSNPHNVVKATFDALLQMRSAYTVAKQRGVSLEKVFKG; encoded by the coding sequence ATGTCTAATAGTAAATACAAGAATGTAGAGCTAGTAAAACCAAGTGGTCTTGAATTAAAAGACCGTTTGGTAAGTGTTAATCGTGTTACTAAAGTTACAAAAGGTGGTAGAGCTTTCGGTTTTTCTGCTATTGTAGTTGTAGGTGATGAAAATGGTGTTGTAGGACACGGATTAGGAAAATCTAAAGATGTTTCTGAAGCAATTGCGAAAGCAGTAGAAGATGCTAAGAAAAATTTAGTAAAAATTCCTTTGAACGGTCTATCAGTACCTCACGAACAAAAAGGTAAATTTGGTGGTGCACGTGTATTCTTAATTCCTGCCTCTCATGGTACAGGAGTTATTGCTGGTGGAGCTGTTCGTTCAGTTCTTGAATCAGTAGGTATTCACGATGTATTATCTAAATCACAAGGATCATCAAATCCTCACAACGTAGTAAAAGCAACTTTTGATGCTTTATTACAAATGAGAAGCGCTTACACTGTTGCAAAACAAAGAGGGGTTTCTTTAGAAAAAGTTTTTAAAGGTTAA
- the rpmD gene encoding 50S ribosomal protein L30, translating into MAKLLVKQVRSKINCPLDQKRGLEALGLRKMGQVVEHDSNPAILGMINKVKHLVSVEEAK; encoded by the coding sequence ATGGCTAAATTATTAGTAAAACAAGTTAGAAGTAAAATCAACTGTCCACTTGATCAAAAAAGAGGATTAGAAGCTTTAGGTCTACGTAAAATGGGTCAGGTTGTTGAACATGACTCAAACCCTGCAATCCTTGGGATGATAAATAAAGTTAAACACTTAGTTTCTGTCGAAGAAGCTAAATAA
- the rplO gene encoding 50S ribosomal protein L15 gives MNLSNLQPAEGSTHNQNKRLGRGEGSGKGGTSARGHKGAKSRSGYSKKIGFEGGQMPLQRRVPKFGFTNINRKEYEGVNLDTLQLLVDNGVITDTVDMTTFVANRLATKNEIVKILGRGELNAKLKVTAHKFTATAKAAIEAAGGEAVTM, from the coding sequence ATGAATTTAAGTAACTTACAACCAGCTGAAGGGTCAACACACAATCAAAATAAAAGATTAGGTAGAGGAGAAGGTTCTGGAAAAGGTGGTACTTCTGCAAGAGGTCACAAAGGAGCAAAATCTCGTTCTGGTTATTCTAAAAAGATTGGTTTTGAAGGAGGGCAAATGCCACTTCAAAGACGTGTGCCTAAGTTTGGTTTTACAAACATCAATCGTAAAGAATACGAAGGTGTGAATCTTGATACACTTCAATTATTGGTAGACAATGGTGTGATTACAGATACTGTCGATATGACAACATTTGTTGCAAACCGTTTGGCTACTAAAAATGAAATCGTTAAGATTTTAGGAAGAGGTGAATTGAACGCTAAATTAAAAGTAACTGCTCACAAATTTACTGCTACTGCAAAAGCCGCTATTGAAGCTGCTGGAGGAGAAGCTGTAACAATGTAA